One region of Blattabacterium cuenoti genomic DNA includes:
- a CDS encoding hemolysin family protein: MIFHISIVFITILVSAFFSGMEMALISSSLFKIELEKEKKKGSFHSKLLSKSISNSKKFITTMLIGNTISLVIYGIHMGKLFLSFFPKEFLDNSLWIIFLETVFSATIILIIGEFIPKIIFSVYSNELLSLFIVPVYVIYKIFYPITNSIIWISNVFLKILGEQKNDKKKIFDKEDLICFLSENIEKNVRGKEFIESEIEIFHKALDFSEKKARECMVPRKEIVSSNLVFSSIDNIRNLFTESGLSKIVIYKNNIDNIIGYIHYLELLKKPKNIDSIIRSVELVYVTTPVREIMDLLIKKKRSIAIVLDEYGGTAGMITIEDILEEFLGDIRDEHDENLLLDNKLNDHEFLFSARLEIDFINAKYNLDLPKSDKYETLGGLIVTYTGDIPRSGDQILLKKNFYIEIKKVSKNKIEEVFLKKEILE; this comes from the coding sequence ATAATTTTTCATATTAGTATAGTTTTTATTACTATACTTGTATCTGCTTTTTTTTCTGGAATGGAAATGGCTTTAATTTCTTCTAGTTTATTTAAAATAGAATTAGAAAAAGAAAAAAAGAAAGGATCTTTTCATTCTAAACTTCTTTCAAAAAGTATTAGTAATTCTAAAAAGTTTATTACGACAATGCTAATTGGTAATACCATATCTTTAGTTATATATGGTATTCATATGGGAAAATTATTTTTGTCTTTTTTTCCAAAAGAATTCTTGGATAATTCTTTATGGATAATTTTTTTAGAAACAGTTTTTTCTGCTACTATTATTTTAATTATTGGAGAATTTATTCCAAAAATAATATTTAGTGTGTATTCAAATGAATTATTGAGTTTATTCATTGTTCCTGTATATGTTATATACAAAATATTTTATCCTATTACGAATTCTATTATTTGGATTTCTAATGTTTTTTTAAAAATTTTAGGAGAACAAAAAAATGATAAAAAAAAAATTTTTGATAAAGAAGATTTGATTTGTTTTTTATCAGAAAATATAGAAAAAAATGTAAGAGGAAAAGAATTCATAGAATCTGAAATTGAAATTTTTCATAAAGCTTTGGATTTTTCTGAAAAAAAAGCACGAGAATGTATGGTCCCTAGAAAAGAAATAGTTTCTTCTAATCTAGTTTTTTCTTCTATAGATAATATTAGAAATCTTTTTACAGAAAGTGGATTATCTAAAATCGTTATTTATAAAAATAACATAGATAATATTATAGGTTACATTCATTATTTAGAATTATTGAAAAAACCAAAAAATATTGATTCTATAATTAGATCAGTAGAATTAGTTTATGTCACAACTCCCGTCAGGGAAATCATGGATCTTTTAATCAAAAAAAAAAGAAGTATCGCTATAGTATTAGATGAGTATGGGGGGACAGCAGGAATGATAACTATAGAAGATATTTTAGAAGAATTTCTTGGAGACATTAGAGATGAACATGATGAAAATTTATTATTGGATAATAAATTAAATGATCATGAATTTTTGTTTTCTGCTCGTTTAGAAATCGATTTTATTAATGCTAAATATAATTTAGATCTTCCTAAATCTGATAAATATGAAACTTTAGGAGGTTTGATTGTAACTTATACAGGAGATATTCCAAGAAGTGGAGATCAAATTCTTCTCAAGAAAAATTTTTATATTGAAATAAAAAAAGTGTCTAAAAATAAAATAGAAGAAGTTTTCCTTAAAAAAGAAATTTTAGAATGA
- a CDS encoding NAD kinase: MKIAIYGQRFCEKNIPYLNQFIGYASSHSIEIHIEKSFFNVLSSFEEFKNLDFPVFSHYKELNRDFSLMFTFGGDGTILSAITLIRDSGIPIVGVNTGNLGFLATFNKDVFIKKIDQIFNKKLYIMPRSLLSLETSIKNHKKFFNFALNEIVILRKETVSMITIDVYIDNEFLTSYWADGLIISTPTGSTGYSLSCGGPIISPENKNFVLTPISPHNLFSRPLIISDHQKVYLKIHSRVKSYSLSMDTRLTSLNQENKLYIQKAPFYIYLIQEKKNTYYKTLREKLLWGMDQRN, translated from the coding sequence ATGAAAATAGCCATATATGGACAAAGGTTTTGTGAAAAAAATATACCATATTTAAATCAGTTCATAGGTTATGCTTCTAGTCATTCAATAGAAATCCATATTGAAAAATCATTTTTTAATGTTTTGTCTTCTTTTGAAGAATTCAAAAATTTAGATTTTCCTGTATTTTCTCATTATAAAGAATTAAATAGAGATTTTAGTTTAATGTTTACTTTTGGAGGAGATGGAACTATATTATCTGCTATTACATTAATTAGAGATTCCGGTATTCCTATAGTTGGAGTTAATACAGGGAATTTAGGTTTTTTAGCTACTTTTAATAAAGATGTTTTTATAAAAAAAATAGATCAAATTTTTAATAAAAAACTTTATATAATGCCCAGAAGTTTATTATCGTTAGAAACTTCTATAAAAAATCATAAAAAATTTTTTAATTTTGCATTAAACGAAATTGTTATTCTTAGAAAAGAAACAGTATCTATGATCACTATAGATGTTTATATAGATAATGAATTTTTAACTTCTTATTGGGCTGATGGATTAATCATTTCCACACCGACTGGATCGACGGGATATTCTCTGAGCTGTGGTGGGCCTATTATTAGTCCTGAAAATAAAAATTTTGTTTTAACACCTATATCTCCACATAATTTATTCTCACGCCCATTAATTATATCAGATCATCAAAAAGTTTACTTAAAAATACATAGTCGTGTAAAATCTTATTCTTTGTCTATGGATACAAGATTAACTTCTTTGAATCAGGAGAATAAATTATATATTCAAAAAGCTCCTTTTTACATATATCTTATTCAAGAAAAAAAAAATACATATTATAAAACATTGAGAGAAAAACTTTTATGGGGAATGGATCAACGAAATTAA
- a CDS encoding OmpH family outer membrane protein: MKKNTIFYFLLFISLFGYSYSSYSKDQECHKKIVCLNSMALIEKMPEFSTAQKELDRISKIHENILDKLAKEFHKKAEKFQKNKNPILKKELEILQARAHAYQKTASDDLTKKQNKLLNPIYKKIENAIHKVIDKDKSIIRVDDCSPGKGVLVNKGEDITEEVKKELGVR, from the coding sequence ATGAAAAAAAATACCATTTTTTATTTTCTATTATTTATTTCTTTATTTGGATATTCATATTCTTCATATTCTAAGGATCAAGAATGTCATAAAAAAATAGTTTGTCTTAATAGTATGGCTTTGATAGAGAAAATGCCAGAATTTTCTACTGCTCAAAAGGAATTAGATAGAATTAGCAAAATTCATGAAAATATATTAGATAAATTAGCAAAAGAATTTCATAAAAAAGCAGAAAAATTTCAAAAAAATAAAAATCCAATTCTTAAAAAAGAATTAGAGATTTTACAAGCAAGAGCTCATGCTTATCAAAAAACTGCTTCAGATGATTTAACCAAAAAACAAAATAAATTATTAAATCCTATATATAAGAAAATAGAAAATGCTATTCATAAAGTAATAGATAAAGATAAAAGTATTATAAGAGTTGATGATTGTAGTCCTGGAAAAGGCGTTTTAGTTAATAAAGGTGAAGATATAACTGAAGAAGTTAAAAAGGAATTAGGAGTAAGATAA
- a CDS encoding SurA N-terminal domain-containing protein — protein MSFLEKIRKNTWIIFFFISISLIFFILDPNILLKFFTENSTIIGKVNGENVFLEEYLDCFKFLKRFRENEPDHYLKNDAWKLLIHEKVLNQQAKKLGIQSTEKDFWKAIEKQSIYSKIIDFQNEKGKMDMKKFQLYLKYLEKLPLNLTPQVEIEKNIWSYEKKNIPKRIITKKYVEMLMHGLNTSFIEAQLNYKDKNLFSIIDYIFIPYSEIEKKCNIIKSHEIYDFIKKNKFLYKKENLRNLSFVIFRSHPSSSDERNMDIEIKKLFNQFKFSNHNSTIVSNQSEKPFDSNFYLKKNLPIVLQHFLDKKNKIGSMFGPVKDNNIYIMAKLTGKKMVYNTVLSSHILISHKDSIRFPKNRTKKKAEKIAKIIYDIVMKNPNKFNSLVMEKSDDVISAKKNKGSLGWIKYEEQNEAFKGSFNFFSSKNKKGTIGLTETKFGYHIIRIDEVKDIKPTYQFAIIIKTLTPSKKTENILYQEVVQFMKENKNLNLNTFLNNARKKRYETIFLKEIKNYQWNIDDLNTELDKEIINWSYEKKRKEGDKKIFYTSNKDYIMVFLSKIQKKGFPIEEIKNNIIPFLINKKIDHYLYKIMKNKCKNLEEIAFLFSKKINKSCKINFYQSMIENNQEPKVAGYAFSSKLYETSKPILGEKGVFFIRPLKRFNTYKKFSYSEIETLNTFLRKNILEEIGNVLIEKSNIKDYRKNI, from the coding sequence ATGAGTTTTTTAGAAAAAATTAGAAAAAATACATGGATAATTTTCTTTTTTATAAGCATATCCTTGATATTTTTTATATTAGATCCTAACATTTTGCTTAAATTTTTTACTGAAAATTCCACTATTATTGGAAAAGTAAATGGAGAGAATGTCTTTTTAGAAGAATACCTTGATTGTTTTAAATTTTTGAAACGATTTCGTGAAAATGAGCCTGATCATTATTTGAAAAATGATGCTTGGAAATTATTAATTCATGAAAAAGTATTAAATCAACAAGCCAAAAAATTAGGAATACAAAGTACAGAAAAAGATTTTTGGAAAGCAATAGAAAAGCAATCGATATATAGTAAAATTATTGATTTTCAAAATGAAAAAGGAAAAATGGATATGAAAAAATTTCAATTATATTTAAAATATTTAGAAAAATTACCTTTGAATTTAACCCCTCAAGTAGAAATAGAAAAAAATATTTGGTCTTATGAAAAAAAGAATATTCCGAAAAGAATAATTACAAAAAAATATGTAGAAATGTTAATGCATGGATTAAATACATCTTTTATAGAAGCTCAATTAAATTATAAAGATAAAAATTTATTTTCTATAATAGATTATATATTTATTCCTTATTCAGAAATAGAAAAAAAATGTAATATAATAAAAAGTCATGAAATTTATGATTTTATTAAAAAAAACAAATTTCTTTACAAAAAAGAAAATTTAAGAAATCTTAGTTTTGTAATTTTTCGTTCTCATCCATCATCTTCTGATGAAAGAAATATGGATATAGAAATAAAAAAATTGTTTAATCAATTTAAGTTTTCCAATCATAATTCTACAATTGTTTCTAATCAATCTGAAAAACCTTTTGATTCAAATTTTTATTTGAAAAAAAATCTTCCTATTGTTTTGCAACATTTCTTGGATAAGAAAAATAAAATCGGAAGTATGTTTGGTCCAGTTAAAGACAATAATATTTATATTATGGCTAAACTCACTGGAAAAAAAATGGTATATAATACAGTTTTATCCAGTCATATATTAATTTCTCATAAGGATTCTATACGTTTTCCTAAAAATAGAACTAAAAAGAAAGCTGAAAAAATAGCGAAAATAATATATGATATTGTTATGAAAAATCCTAATAAATTCAATTCTTTAGTAATGGAAAAATCTGATGATGTCATCAGTGCAAAAAAAAATAAAGGAAGTTTAGGATGGATAAAATATGAAGAACAAAATGAAGCATTTAAGGGTTCGTTTAATTTCTTTTCTTCAAAAAATAAAAAAGGAACAATAGGTTTGACTGAAACTAAATTTGGATACCATATTATTAGAATTGATGAAGTAAAAGATATCAAACCTACTTATCAATTTGCTATAATAATCAAAACACTAACTCCATCAAAAAAAACAGAAAATATTTTGTATCAAGAAGTTGTACAATTTATGAAAGAAAATAAAAATTTAAATCTTAATACGTTTCTTAATAATGCAAGAAAAAAAAGATATGAAACTATTTTTTTGAAAGAAATAAAAAATTATCAATGGAATATTGATGATTTGAATACAGAATTGGACAAAGAAATCATAAATTGGTCTTATGAAAAAAAGAGAAAAGAGGGAGATAAAAAAATTTTTTACACTTCAAATAAAGATTACATCATGGTTTTTTTATCTAAGATTCAAAAAAAAGGATTTCCCATTGAAGAAATAAAAAACAATATTATTCCTTTTCTGATTAATAAAAAAATAGATCATTATCTATATAAAATAATGAAAAATAAATGTAAAAATTTGGAAGAAATAGCTTTTCTTTTTTCTAAAAAAATAAATAAATCTTGCAAAATCAATTTTTATCAGTCTATGATTGAAAACAATCAAGAACCTAAAGTGGCAGGATATGCTTTTTCCTCAAAATTATATGAAACTTCTAAACCAATATTAGGAGAAAAAGGTGTCTTTTTTATAAGACCATTGAAACGTTTTAATACATATAAAAAATTTTCTTATTCCGAGATAGAAACTTTGAATACTTTTTTAAGAAAAAATATTTTAGAAGAAATAGGAAATGTATTAATTGAAAAATCTAATATTAAAGATTATAGAAAAAATATATAA
- a CDS encoding BamA/OMP85 family outer membrane protein, with the protein MKRNILISSIFYLLIIIQIQPGYSLFVQNEEHYSNANNNKNNSSFIVKEIHIIGKTKYDSHFISRLSGIYTGESIDIDGIKTDNAIKKLWKSNLFGKVSVFKKNVYKNEIDLFFELEDLEEIHEIKLKGIKKDQFPNIKKIKIGDKISGDLIQTIKNDIQEYYTKKGYHEVDIKCEINKNFNNKNVLCLYVNKGKKIEIEEILFDGNQVIQEKELLDLMSKTKKNLYPIISIIQKPLFVQENIKEDLKNIINKYKSMGYLDIQVFLDSVWRKKSGNYRIKIKIIEGKKYYLGNVNILGNKNLKTDFLNKIFFYKKGDVYNQVEIKRNILNSSYTKSILYSYVNLGYLFVNIFFIEKKILDNKIDLEIRIKENRPAYINKVIILGNSITKDHVIRRELRTYPGDLFSIHNVKHSLLNLEKLSLFDKIYHKIKLNEKDGLIDVEWHVVEKNTNEFQFHGGFGGTDFKKVIGNFKLNIGNFSFKNILKWNFKGPIPQGDGQKLTIHSQLGKDFKSYGFSFTEPWIERNNPTSLTFKSQYSIKKIKTKEDLNFLSQVYKNIKVSHEENQFLEKIGISVYLNKFLNFLDPYSKILTSIDYEQLIFQKKTSSNLDPKYKLNNLSYLISLQRLSIKPDIIFPFQGSKMQLNSMFTLPYSVILKNNNKEWMEYFKLKIIFFWYKKIIDNMILKTGGELGYLGQYNHSKELFSFQKFYMGGVHNNFLGSKLYDKDHIPLRGYSFNHQISDNVGTIYNKLIFEIRYLIKNLSKLKIWTTCFMEGGNISDSYQKFNPLIMNKSFGFGFRLFWTPIGFLGVDFGYPINSDIIHGFNKSKWKIHFIVGKDL; encoded by the coding sequence ATGAAAAGAAACATTTTAATAAGCAGCATTTTTTATTTATTAATAATAATACAAATCCAACCAGGATATTCATTATTTGTTCAAAATGAAGAACACTATTCTAATGCAAATAATAACAAAAATAATTCTTCTTTCATTGTCAAAGAAATTCATATTATAGGTAAAACTAAATATGATAGTCATTTTATTTCTAGATTGTCAGGAATTTATACTGGAGAATCGATTGATATTGATGGAATTAAAACGGATAATGCTATAAAAAAATTGTGGAAAAGTAATCTTTTTGGAAAAGTATCTGTTTTTAAAAAAAATGTGTATAAAAATGAGATTGATTTATTTTTTGAACTGGAAGATTTAGAAGAAATTCATGAAATAAAATTGAAAGGAATTAAAAAAGATCAGTTTCCTAACATAAAAAAAATAAAAATTGGAGATAAAATATCTGGTGATTTAATTCAAACTATAAAAAATGATATACAAGAATATTATACAAAAAAAGGATATCATGAAGTTGATATAAAATGTGAAATAAATAAGAATTTTAATAATAAAAATGTACTATGTTTGTATGTTAATAAAGGAAAAAAAATTGAAATAGAAGAAATATTATTTGATGGTAATCAAGTAATTCAAGAGAAAGAATTACTTGATTTAATGAGTAAAACTAAAAAAAATCTTTATCCCATAATTTCCATAATTCAAAAACCTCTTTTTGTTCAAGAAAATATAAAAGAAGATTTAAAAAATATTATCAACAAATATAAATCTATGGGATATCTTGACATTCAGGTATTTTTGGATTCTGTGTGGAGAAAAAAATCCGGAAATTATAGAATTAAAATAAAAATTATAGAAGGAAAAAAATATTATTTAGGAAACGTTAATATATTAGGAAATAAAAACTTAAAAACAGATTTTTTGAATAAGATTTTTTTTTACAAAAAGGGAGATGTATATAATCAAGTTGAAATTAAAAGAAATATTTTAAATTCTTCTTATACTAAGAGTATTCTCTATTCTTATGTAAATTTAGGCTATTTATTTGTTAATATTTTTTTTATAGAAAAAAAAATTTTAGATAATAAAATAGATTTGGAAATTCGAATAAAAGAAAATAGACCTGCATATATAAATAAAGTCATAATATTAGGAAATTCAATAACTAAAGATCATGTTATTAGAAGAGAATTGAGAACTTATCCGGGTGATCTTTTTTCTATTCATAACGTAAAACATAGTTTATTAAATTTAGAAAAATTAAGTCTTTTTGATAAAATATATCATAAAATTAAGCTAAATGAAAAAGATGGATTGATAGATGTAGAATGGCATGTTGTAGAAAAAAATACTAATGAATTTCAGTTTCATGGAGGTTTTGGAGGAACAGACTTTAAAAAAGTTATTGGAAATTTTAAGTTGAATATTGGAAATTTTTCTTTTAAAAATATTTTAAAATGGAATTTTAAAGGTCCTATTCCTCAAGGAGATGGACAAAAATTAACTATTCATAGTCAATTAGGAAAAGATTTTAAATCTTATGGATTTTCTTTTACAGAACCTTGGATAGAGAGAAACAATCCTACTTCTCTTACTTTTAAGAGTCAATATTCAATAAAAAAAATAAAAACCAAAGAAGATTTAAATTTTTTATCTCAAGTATATAAGAATATTAAAGTATCACATGAAGAAAATCAATTTTTAGAAAAAATAGGAATTTCTGTTTATTTAAATAAGTTTTTAAATTTTTTAGATCCTTATTCAAAAATTTTGACATCTATAGATTACGAACAACTCATTTTTCAAAAAAAAACCTCTTCTAATTTAGATCCAAAATATAAACTCAATAATCTAAGTTATTTAATTTCATTGCAAAGACTTTCAATAAAACCTGATATTATTTTTCCATTTCAAGGATCCAAAATGCAGTTGAATAGCATGTTTACTCTTCCATATTCCGTAATTTTGAAGAATAATAATAAAGAATGGATGGAATATTTTAAATTGAAAATAATTTTCTTTTGGTATAAAAAAATCATAGATAATATGATATTGAAAACGGGAGGAGAATTAGGTTATTTAGGACAATATAACCATTCAAAAGAATTATTTTCGTTTCAAAAATTTTATATGGGGGGAGTGCATAATAATTTTTTAGGATCAAAATTATATGATAAAGATCATATTCCATTAAGAGGATATTCTTTTAATCATCAAATTTCTGATAATGTAGGAACAATTTATAACAAACTTATTTTTGAAATACGTTATTTAATTAAGAATTTATCCAAATTAAAAATTTGGACAACTTGTTTTATGGAGGGAGGAAATATTAGTGATTCTTATCAAAAATTTAATCCATTAATTATGAATAAATCTTTTGGATTTGGATTTCGTTTATTTTGGACTCCAATAGGTTTTTTAGGAGTGGATTTTGGATATCCTATAAATAGTGATATAATTCATGGTTTTAATAAATCAAAATGGAAAATACATTTTATAGTAGGAAAAGATTTGTAA
- a CDS encoding pseudouridine synthase: MHKKIRLNHYLSNAGIASRRKADELIQSGVIEVNGKFVFKLGTVICTNDIVKFHGSRIKSKNKVYILLNKPKGFITTTRDQFNRKTVMNLIPFFFEYRIFPVGRLDYSTTGVLLLTNDGYLAEKMTHPKYHVKKIYHVSLNKKIKNEDLDKIRKGKIYLKEGKVKVIFINKKNNAKNQIEIGLYIGWNKVIKRIFKKLDYQVIRLDRINFGGLSKKNLKIGDWCFLNKEKIENITKT, translated from the coding sequence ATGCATAAAAAAATTAGATTAAATCATTATTTATCCAATGCAGGGATTGCTTCCAGAAGAAAAGCGGATGAACTTATTCAATCTGGAGTAATAGAAGTGAATGGAAAATTTGTTTTCAAGTTAGGAACTGTTATTTGTACAAATGATATTGTAAAATTTCATGGATCGAGAATTAAATCTAAAAATAAAGTTTATATACTACTCAACAAACCTAAAGGTTTTATTACTACTACACGAGATCAATTTAATAGAAAAACAGTAATGAATTTAATCCCCTTCTTCTTTGAATATAGAATTTTTCCTGTAGGAAGATTAGATTATTCTACTACAGGTGTTTTGCTTCTAACAAATGACGGATATCTAGCTGAAAAGATGACTCATCCTAAATATCATGTAAAAAAAATATATCATGTATCATTAAATAAAAAAATTAAAAATGAAGATTTAGATAAAATAAGAAAAGGAAAAATTTATCTAAAAGAGGGAAAAGTAAAAGTCATTTTTATAAATAAAAAAAATAACGCTAAAAATCAAATAGAAATAGGATTGTATATAGGATGGAATAAAGTCATTAAACGAATATTTAAAAAACTAGATTATCAAGTTATTCGATTAGATCGTATTAATTTTGGGGGACTTTCAAAAAAAAATCTAAAAATAGGAGACTGGTGTTTTTTAAATAAAGAAAAAATAGAAAATATTACTAAAACATGA
- a CDS encoding isoprenyl transferase — protein sequence MKKLLEKIDYNNIPHHVAIIMDGNGRWAEKRGKIRTFGHEKAIQSVRDTINGCKELGIPYITLYVFSSENWNRPKEEIDNLMHLFHTNLKIHLEEIHEKNVKILTIGEMEKFSEVIQKELFFFMKKTKHNTSVTLILALSYSGREEILRATKNISEKIYNGFFSLKDINCSFFQNHLYTKDLPDVDLIIRTSGEQRISNFLLWQSAYAELYFTNILWPDFRKKDFFEAIINYQKRKRRFGNVE from the coding sequence ATGAAAAAATTATTAGAAAAAATAGATTATAATAACATTCCTCATCATGTTGCTATTATCATGGATGGAAATGGTCGTTGGGCTGAAAAAAGAGGAAAAATAAGGACATTTGGTCATGAAAAAGCGATACAATCTGTAAGAGATACTATAAATGGATGTAAAGAATTAGGAATTCCTTATATCACTCTATATGTGTTTTCATCAGAAAACTGGAATAGACCTAAAGAAGAAATAGATAATTTAATGCATTTATTTCATACTAATTTAAAAATTCATTTAGAAGAAATTCATGAAAAAAATGTAAAAATTCTTACCATAGGAGAAATGGAAAAATTTTCTGAAGTAATTCAAAAAGAATTATTTTTTTTCATGAAAAAAACAAAACATAACACATCTGTTACTTTGATTTTAGCATTGAGTTATAGTGGTAGAGAAGAAATTTTAAGAGCAACAAAAAATATTTCTGAAAAAATATACAATGGTTTCTTTTCATTAAAAGATATAAATTGTTCTTTTTTTCAAAATCATTTATATACTAAAGATTTACCAGATGTAGATTTAATTATAAGAACTAGTGGAGAACAACGTATTAGCAATTTTTTACTTTGGCAGTCTGCTTATGCGGAGTTATATTTTACAAATATTTTATGGCCTGATTTTCGAAAGAAAGATTTTTTCGAAGCTATAATAAATTATCAAAAAAGAAAACGTCGTTTTGGAAACGTAGAATAA
- a CDS encoding mevalonate kinase family protein, producing the protein MKESLFPAKILLFGEYVILKNSSGLSIPHNIYKGTLKVPSNSGLDKNILYSNSEIKKFHNFLSIYARKKKCISTKLDLKKLHEDIQKGIFFHSNIPQGYGVGSSGALVAAIYDKYAKNKLNKCFKKQNIIILKKIFSQMESFFHGKSSGIDPLICYLNQPLFIRSETDISIIGIPKKNTGKGAIFLLNSGIPSKTNSMIKLFLKKLKHDSFKTILIEFIKYNEKCIEAFLKEDFNILLKNVKLLSNWVFHHFSPMISKDFLKIWEYGIFNNIYYLKLCGSGGGGFFLGFTSNYDLSKKKLKKYTMEVLFRF; encoded by the coding sequence ATGAAAGAATCTTTGTTTCCTGCAAAAATATTACTATTTGGAGAATATGTAATTTTGAAAAATTCAAGTGGACTTTCTATTCCTCATAATATTTACAAAGGAACTTTAAAAGTTCCTTCTAATTCTGGATTAGATAAAAATATTTTATATTCTAATTCTGAGATTAAAAAATTTCATAATTTTTTATCTATCTATGCTAGAAAAAAAAAATGCATTTCAACAAAACTAGATTTAAAAAAATTGCATGAAGATATACAAAAAGGTATATTTTTTCATTCGAACATTCCTCAAGGATATGGAGTGGGAAGTTCTGGAGCATTAGTAGCTGCTATTTATGATAAATACGCAAAAAATAAATTGAATAAATGTTTTAAAAAACAAAATATCATAATCTTAAAAAAGATATTCAGTCAAATGGAATCTTTTTTTCATGGAAAAAGTTCTGGTATAGATCCTTTAATTTGTTATTTAAATCAACCTTTATTCATTAGATCAGAAACAGATATTTCTATAATAGGGATCCCAAAAAAAAATACAGGAAAAGGAGCTATTTTTTTATTAAATTCTGGAATTCCAAGTAAAACTAATTCTATGATAAAATTGTTCTTAAAAAAATTAAAACATGACAGTTTCAAAACTATTCTTATAGAATTTATAAAATATAATGAAAAATGCATTGAAGCTTTTTTAAAGGAAGATTTTAATATTTTATTAAAAAATGTTAAACTATTATCTAATTGGGTCTTTCATCATTTTAGTCCTATGATTTCTAAAGATTTTTTGAAAATATGGGAGTATGGTATATTCAATAATATTTACTATTTAAAGTTATGTGGTTCTGGAGGAGGTGGTTTTTTTTTAGGATTCACATCGAATTATGATTTATCCAAAAAAAAATTGAAAAAATACACAATGGAAGTCCTTTTTCGTTTTTAA